Proteins from a single region of Rana temporaria chromosome 5, aRanTem1.1, whole genome shotgun sequence:
- the LOC120941642 gene encoding E3 ubiquitin/ISG15 ligase TRIM25-like, whose amino-acid sequence MASAYLRQELDCSICLNIYTDPVMLTCGHNFCRVCIDRVLDTQEGSGGYSCPQCRKRFRGHPTLKRNKKLHKKVETLRSIYPDQKTTGIFGTQCIHSPVPAVKSCLLCEASICNDHLRVHSKSPEHVLTDPTTSIENRKCSIHRELLKYYCTEDSACICVSCRRDGEHRGHKVETLDVASKKKKQKLRNVLQKLMTEREETEKRVQSLQDRRRKVQEKSASLTERVTALFIELRRHLEDLEKRVWRNISSQEERISLSDLIHQLEIKKEDLSRKMEDIEKLCNMTDPLAVLQESDTGDLCDTEEGDNEDRERHDRLLHDGGDLDVSGISHTLHTWLSDMIKGVNVFFNIHEASDILLDVNTAHNNLQISDDMKTVSWSDIEQNRPETPERFQFWFQILSRQSFSSGRHYWEVDVSESGDCSVGMCYPSIERRGDESWIGYNNKSWVFRTYSGGCCLIHDNKQISTSPDLSSNRVRIYVDYEAGQLSFYDLCDPIRHLHTFTTTFTEPLHPVLWVWNGHLKLSGGSEDV is encoded by the coding sequence ATGGCGTCTGCTTATCTGAGACAAGAGCTGGACTGTTCCAtctgtctgaacatttatacAGATCCTGTAATGCTGACATGtggacacaacttctgccgggtctgtattgatcgtgtgttggatacacaggaggggtctGGAGGTTATTCCTGTCCTCAGTGcagaaaaaggtttaggggtCATCCTACACTGAAGAGGAACAAAAAACTGCATAAGAAAGTGGAGACTTTACGATCTATTTATCCAGATCAGAAGACGACTGGAATCTTCGGTACACAATGTATTCactctcctgtacctgctgttaaATCCTGTCTGCTGTGTGAAGCTTCTATATGTAATGATCACCTGAGAGTCCACAGCAAGTCACCAGAACATGTCTTAACCGATCCCACCACTTCCATAGAGAACAGAAAATGCTCCATCCATAGAGAACTTCTTAAatattactgcactgaggactcTGCCTGTATCTGTGTGTCCTGCAGGCGGGATGGAGAACACCGGGGACACAAGGTGGAGACTCTGGATGTGGCCTCTAAAAAGAAGAAACAGAAACTGAGAAATGTTCTGCAGAAActgatgacagagagagaggagacagagaaaagagtccagagtctgcaggatcgcAGGAGAAAAGTACAAGAAAAATCAGCCAGTCTAACAGAGAGAGTCACTGCCCTGTTCATAGAGCTCAGGAGACATCTGGAGGACCTGGAGAAGAGAGTCtggaggaacatctccagccAGGAAGAGCGGATCTCATTGTCTGATCTGATCCATCagctggaaataaagaaggaggatCTGTCCAGGAAGATGGAGGACATTGAGAAGCTGTGTAACATGACTGACCCACTGGCTGTcctacaggaatcagacacaggggacttgtgtgatactgaggagggagataatgaggacagagagagacacgatagactcctccatgatggaggggatctggatgtGTCGGGAATCTCGCACACATTACACACATGGTTATCTGATATGATAAAAGGGGTAAATGTATTCTTCAATATACATGAAGCTtcagacatattactggatgtgaACACAGCTCATAATAATCTACAGATATCAGATGACATGAAAACTGTATCCTGGTCAGATATAGAGCAGAATCGTCCAGAAACACCGGAGAGATTTCAGTTCTGGTTCCAGATATTAAGCCGTCAGAGTTTTTCCTCGGGGcgacattactgggaagtggatgtcAGTGAGTCAGGAGATTGCAGCGTTGGGATGTGTTATCCCAgtatagagaggagaggagacgagTCATGGATTGGATATAATAACAAGTCCTGGGTTTTTCGCACATATAGCGGTGGGTGTTGTCTAATACATGACAATAAACAGATCAGCACATCTCCCGATCtctccagtaacagagtcaggatctatgtggattatgaggccgggcagctgtccttttatgatctgtgtgacccgatcagacacctccacaccttcaccaccaccttcactgaaCCCCTCCATCCTGTGTTATGGGTATGGAATGGTCATTTAAAGCTATCTGGAGGGTCAGAAGATGTGTAA